From a single Deinococcus humi genomic region:
- a CDS encoding AMP-binding protein, with protein MKTPLTPLEPVLRALHIHHSRPAIKAGDLTLGYADLAGRTARFLTLLKASGLTRGAHVLLISPNTPDALLAFHAVPLAGGVIVPLNPAFSDEALGFLAGHADPVVALVDTACLARVGGRLEQLGVPITEIGTASDLDARLGAVSPAPLELPDTLDEDSPISINYTSGTTSDPKGVMVTHRNAYINLSNLLYHLNLRPGSVYLHALPLAHGNGWGSAWAVTAAGGTHVMLGGHETHELRGALLTRGITHLFASPAILTPLSDSAAPLTLPHPVRLLVAGTLPPPQLLGHLRAQGFEVLHGYGLTETNAVMTVTELEAADADTRVLSRQGHPMMFGGQVRVVAEDGQAVPADGFTPGEIVIRGNQVMKGYYKNRAATRRALEGGWLHTGDLAVVHPDGRVDILDRAGDLLTIDGHSVSSAQIEAVLYRHPSVREAVVVAGQDHADGSCAVAFVTLHPGAGVRGDELRSFCTPHLPEHALPQQVQLVAELPKTASGKVLKHVLRAQARQQALVTPL; from the coding sequence GTGAAAACTCCGCTTACCCCGCTTGAACCCGTTCTGCGCGCCCTGCACATCCACCACAGTCGTCCAGCGATCAAGGCGGGCGATCTGACACTGGGCTACGCCGACTTGGCCGGACGGACCGCCCGTTTCCTGACGTTGCTGAAAGCCAGCGGGCTGACTCGTGGGGCACACGTCCTGCTGATCTCGCCCAACACGCCGGACGCGCTGCTGGCCTTTCACGCTGTGCCGCTGGCCGGGGGCGTGATCGTACCCCTCAATCCCGCCTTCAGCGACGAGGCCCTGGGTTTTCTGGCCGGCCACGCTGATCCGGTCGTTGCGCTGGTGGACACCGCCTGTTTAGCGCGTGTGGGCGGGCGGCTGGAGCAACTCGGAGTTCCGATCACTGAAATTGGTACAGCCTCCGATCTGGACGCGAGGCTGGGTGCGGTCTCCCCCGCCCCGCTCGAACTGCCCGACACGCTGGACGAGGACTCTCCCATCAGCATCAATTACACCAGCGGCACCACCAGCGATCCGAAAGGCGTGATGGTGACGCACCGCAACGCATATATCAACCTCAGCAACCTGCTGTACCACCTGAATTTGCGCCCCGGCAGCGTGTATCTGCACGCCCTGCCGCTGGCGCACGGCAACGGGTGGGGCAGCGCGTGGGCGGTGACGGCGGCAGGGGGCACCCACGTGATGCTGGGTGGCCATGAGACGCACGAGCTTCGCGGGGCACTCCTCACGCGCGGCATCACGCATCTGTTCGCCTCGCCCGCCATCCTGACCCCGCTCTCAGATTCCGCCGCACCGCTGACCCTGCCGCACCCGGTGCGGCTGCTGGTGGCTGGAACGCTCCCGCCACCGCAGCTGCTGGGCCACCTGCGCGCCCAGGGCTTCGAGGTGCTGCACGGTTACGGCCTGACCGAGACGAACGCGGTGATGACGGTGACCGAGCTTGAGGCGGCGGACGCCGACACCCGTGTTCTTTCGCGCCAGGGACACCCGATGATGTTCGGCGGTCAGGTGCGCGTGGTGGCCGAGGATGGGCAGGCCGTTCCAGCCGACGGGTTCACGCCCGGGGAGATCGTCATCCGGGGCAATCAGGTCATGAAGGGCTACTACAAGAACCGCGCCGCCACACGGCGGGCACTGGAGGGCGGCTGGCTGCACACCGGAGACCTCGCGGTGGTTCACCCCGACGGGCGGGTGGACATTCTGGACCGGGCAGGCGATCTGCTGACCATTGACGGCCACAGCGTATCGAGTGCGCAGATTGAGGCCGTACTGTACCGACACCCCAGCGTGCGTGAGGCGGTGGTGGTGGCCGGACAAGACCACGCGGACGGGAGCTGTGCCGTCGCCTTCGTGACCCTGCACCCTGGAGCGGGCGTGCGCGGCGACGAGTTGCGCAGCTTCTGCACGCCGCACCTGCCGGAACACGCCCTGCCCCAGCAGGTGCAGCTGGTGGCCGAACTGCCGAAAACCGCCAGCGGCAAGGTCCTGAAGCATGTCCTGCGGGCACAGGCCCGTCAGCAGGCCCTGGTAACGCCCCTCTAG
- a CDS encoding class I SAM-dependent methyltransferase, whose product MTGRKKQKIRIARPPAREEAEAGGNYFGIRPAKLGQRLEGLSALTKPGVRGFAGVEAAQELLAQTMRKDRVSGEVLDLTAAGGLLGSLPGVTLRAVEGSAAALAVLEAAGHEPMAAVPGDALQERWPERARTVALTLAGDRGNAYVLAQVAWAHAQTPPGGTLYLAGDRDKGFDRYVRAAGAAFGTGETVARDGGMRVARLVRRPGPTPPVPEAEKYEAFGVQVIGLPGVFSASKSDKATTLLLETLDGLDLAGQRVLDLGCGAGLIGAWAAQRGADVTLVDGDLQSVRSSRQTLEANHLNGEVIHSDVDSALGERTFDFILTNPPFHIGRGVVLDVALEFLATASRRLKVGGTLYLVANEPLPYETALQKIGSTQELARTGGFKVLAATRG is encoded by the coding sequence GTGACTGGCCGTAAGAAGCAGAAAATCAGGATCGCCCGCCCGCCTGCGCGTGAGGAAGCTGAGGCCGGCGGGAACTATTTTGGAATTCGCCCTGCCAAACTCGGTCAACGCCTGGAAGGTCTGAGCGCGCTGACCAAGCCCGGCGTTCGCGGCTTTGCGGGTGTGGAAGCGGCCCAGGAGTTGCTAGCGCAGACGATGCGGAAGGACCGGGTCTCCGGTGAAGTGCTGGATCTCACGGCGGCGGGCGGCCTGCTGGGCAGCCTGCCCGGCGTGACCCTGCGTGCAGTGGAGGGTTCGGCGGCGGCGCTGGCCGTGCTAGAAGCTGCTGGCCATGAACCAATGGCCGCTGTTCCAGGCGACGCGCTGCAGGAGCGCTGGCCAGAGCGGGCGCGAACGGTGGCCCTGACGCTGGCCGGCGACCGGGGCAATGCCTATGTGCTCGCACAGGTGGCCTGGGCGCACGCGCAGACCCCGCCGGGCGGCACGCTCTACCTGGCCGGAGACCGCGATAAGGGCTTCGATCGCTACGTCCGTGCGGCGGGCGCGGCCTTTGGGACGGGGGAGACGGTGGCCCGTGACGGCGGTATGCGCGTGGCCCGACTGGTTCGCCGTCCCGGCCCTACGCCTCCCGTCCCGGAAGCGGAAAAATACGAGGCATTCGGGGTGCAGGTGATTGGCCTGCCCGGCGTGTTCAGCGCCAGCAAGTCGGACAAGGCCACGACGTTGCTGCTCGAAACGCTCGATGGGTTGGATCTGGCCGGTCAACGAGTGCTTGACCTGGGCTGCGGCGCGGGGTTGATTGGGGCATGGGCGGCCCAGCGTGGAGCGGACGTCACCCTGGTCGACGGCGATCTGCAGAGCGTCCGCAGCTCACGGCAGACGTTAGAGGCCAACCACCTGAATGGTGAGGTCATTCACTCGGATGTGGACTCGGCTCTGGGCGAACGAACCTTCGATTTCATCCTGACCAATCCACCGTTTCATATCGGGCGCGGCGTGGTCTTGGACGTGGCCCTGGAGTTTCTGGCCACGGCCTCACGCCGCTTGAAGGTGGGTGGAACGCTGTATCTGGTGGCGAATGAACCCCTGCCCTACGAGACAGCTCTCCAGAAGATCGGCTCTACACAAGAACTGGCGCGGACGGGCGGCTTCAAAGTCCTGGCCGCCACTCGGGGCTGA
- a CDS encoding ABC transporter substrate-binding protein, translating into MKKTLLLSALVSLSFAAAQKTVTLPWSGAITGPTSDAGASYAAGVEDYCKYANAQKMLPGITLNCVTRDDQYNNANTQRNFEDFVGNLNAPVFLGYATGGALQLKSVIQETKIPTLTASYHIGIIDAPDNTYTFLPVSSYSENIVALMEYIAKKERGAKVALVVNPSPFGRDPVVDARKAAERLSLKITDVQEVGGNNLDNTALLKRLESQGAKYIINQNTAGPVANILKDAKRLGLLGKMQFMGAHYTGGEDLTKLAGDAAKDFIWATSYYLYDEGNQPGIQLVKKIGAQYKRAGDTIRSVHYTSGMQAAAIAIEAMKRAGNSPDAAGVYKGLISMNGTRAFNPGFAVGPVTFSAKDHIGAESQRLLQADATGNFKAITGAQRSALFQLIHPMK; encoded by the coding sequence ATGAAGAAAACCCTGCTGCTGTCCGCCCTCGTTTCCCTCTCCTTCGCCGCGGCCCAGAAGACGGTCACGCTGCCGTGGTCCGGGGCCATCACCGGGCCGACGAGCGATGCCGGGGCCAGCTACGCGGCGGGCGTCGAGGACTACTGCAAATACGCCAACGCGCAGAAGATGCTGCCGGGCATCACCCTGAACTGCGTCACGCGCGATGACCAGTACAACAACGCCAACACCCAGCGCAACTTCGAGGACTTCGTGGGCAACCTGAATGCCCCGGTGTTCCTGGGCTACGCGACGGGTGGAGCCTTGCAACTCAAGAGCGTGATTCAGGAGACCAAGATTCCCACGCTGACGGCCAGCTATCACATCGGCATCATCGACGCGCCGGACAACACCTACACCTTCTTGCCGGTCAGCAGCTATTCCGAGAACATCGTGGCACTGATGGAATACATCGCGAAAAAGGAGCGCGGCGCGAAGGTAGCGCTGGTCGTCAACCCCAGCCCCTTCGGGCGCGATCCGGTGGTGGACGCCCGCAAGGCCGCCGAACGCCTGAGCCTCAAGATCACCGACGTGCAGGAAGTGGGCGGCAACAACTTGGACAACACCGCCCTGCTCAAGCGGCTGGAGTCGCAGGGGGCGAAGTACATCATCAACCAGAACACCGCCGGGCCGGTGGCCAACATCCTCAAGGACGCCAAGCGCCTAGGCCTGCTGGGCAAGATGCAGTTCATGGGCGCGCACTACACCGGCGGTGAGGACCTGACCAAGCTGGCTGGGGACGCTGCCAAGGACTTCATCTGGGCCACCAGTTACTACCTGTACGACGAGGGGAACCAGCCCGGCATCCAGCTGGTCAAGAAGATCGGCGCACAGTACAAGCGTGCGGGCGACACCATCCGCAGCGTGCATTACACCAGCGGGATGCAGGCCGCCGCCATCGCCATCGAGGCCATGAAGCGCGCGGGGAACTCCCCGGACGCAGCCGGGGTCTACAAGGGCCTGATCAGCATGAACGGTACCAGAGCCTTCAACCCTGGTTTTGCCGTTGGCCCGGTGACCTTCAGTGCCAAGGACCACATCGGCGCCGAAAGCCAGCGCCTGCTGCAGGCCGACGCTACCGGCAACTTCAAGGCGATCACCGGGGCGCAGCGCAGCGCGCTGTTCCAGCTCATTCATCCGATGAAATGA
- a CDS encoding branched-chain amino acid ABC transporter permease has protein sequence MELLPQLLIAGVVIGSVYALAALGFVLIYKSSRVINFAHGQIIATGAFIAFALTQRGVNFWLAGLIAMLATFVLGMLIERVFLRRMVGEPIIAVIMVTIGLSSVIDGLIHLTPYGAGTFSFERPALLTGQGIELFGLPLSKTQIAGVLMALGLLGGFTYFFNKSTLGITMRAVADDQMAAMSVGTSVERVFALAWAAAGLTAAAAGVILGLMSGLTLGGLAGIGLKVFPVVILGGLDSVVGAIVGGMLIGILENLSAGYLDGIVPGGGTREVFPFIILIIVLLIRPYGLFGTKEIERV, from the coding sequence GTGGAACTACTGCCGCAACTACTGATCGCGGGCGTCGTGATTGGCAGCGTCTATGCCCTGGCCGCGCTGGGGTTTGTGCTGATCTACAAGTCCAGCCGCGTGATCAACTTCGCGCACGGACAGATCATCGCCACCGGGGCGTTTATTGCCTTCGCCCTGACGCAGCGTGGGGTCAATTTCTGGCTGGCCGGACTGATCGCCATGCTGGCGACGTTCGTGCTCGGGATGCTGATCGAGCGCGTCTTCCTGAGGCGCATGGTGGGCGAGCCGATCATCGCGGTCATCATGGTCACGATTGGCCTGAGCAGCGTCATCGACGGGCTGATCCACCTGACGCCCTACGGTGCGGGAACCTTCAGCTTCGAGCGGCCCGCGCTGCTGACCGGACAGGGCATCGAGCTGTTCGGCCTGCCCCTCTCAAAGACGCAGATCGCGGGCGTCCTGATGGCGCTGGGCCTGCTGGGGGGGTTCACCTACTTTTTCAATAAGAGCACCCTGGGCATCACCATGCGCGCCGTCGCCGATGACCAGATGGCTGCCATGAGCGTTGGCACCAGCGTGGAGCGCGTGTTTGCCCTGGCCTGGGCGGCGGCGGGCCTCACCGCCGCGGCGGCGGGCGTGATCCTGGGCCTAATGAGCGGCCTGACCCTGGGCGGTCTAGCGGGCATCGGCCTCAAGGTTTTTCCGGTGGTGATCCTGGGCGGTCTGGACAGCGTGGTGGGGGCCATCGTAGGCGGCATGCTGATCGGGATTCTGGAAAATCTCTCGGCGGGCTACCTGGATGGCATCGTGCCGGGGGGCGGTACCCGCGAGGTGTTTCCCTTCATCATCCTGATCATCGTGCTGCTGATCCGCCCTTACGGCCTGTTCGGGACCAAGGAGATCGAGCGTGTGTAG
- a CDS encoding phenylacetate--CoA ligase family protein: MTNTLQPSTTSPPHQTEVLARLKHLPLYRAALQNLPEKTDWADVPFLSRERLTQAFEAGELAHPDAVRVHLTPHPGGSWLPEYATRADIDAHGRAAASALARAGVRPTDHVQIAFGYHRFAGGWIMQDGLELLGAKTLPFGPGESEAQLEAIQKLGVRVLVSAPSFAQRLGEAGARVELLISSGEPLTSIVGRRERVEAALGGVALDAYASSEAGMMALETPEKNGLRVLEDWVYLEVIDPETGAALPEGERGELVVTHLCKQAMPLLRFRTGDLTRLERRADGVYLPGGVFGNVGGMLKAKGVKLFPREVAFWLAGHGLDHTQHTLRLWSQAGADRLGLTVRGNPSADLDALRADFQRRFALRLDALEISEDHEGQGVVDGRE; encoded by the coding sequence ATGACCAATACGCTCCAACCGAGTACCACTTCCCCCCCGCATCAGACCGAAGTGCTGGCCAGGCTTAAACACCTGCCTCTTTATCGCGCTGCCCTTCAGAATCTCCCCGAAAAAACAGACTGGGCCGACGTTCCCTTCCTGAGCCGCGAGAGACTCACGCAGGCGTTCGAGGCGGGTGAACTCGCCCATCCCGACGCCGTGCGCGTTCACCTCACGCCGCATCCGGGTGGGAGCTGGCTGCCGGAATATGCGACGCGGGCCGACATTGACGCGCATGGGCGCGCGGCGGCCTCCGCCCTGGCACGGGCTGGTGTCCGGCCCACAGACCACGTTCAGATTGCCTTCGGCTACCACCGTTTTGCGGGCGGCTGGATCATGCAAGACGGCCTCGAGCTGCTGGGCGCCAAGACCCTTCCCTTCGGCCCCGGCGAGTCCGAGGCGCAACTGGAGGCCATTCAGAAACTGGGTGTGCGGGTGCTCGTCTCGGCCCCCAGTTTCGCCCAGCGGCTGGGTGAGGCGGGCGCGCGGGTGGAGTTGCTGATCTCCTCCGGGGAGCCGCTGACCAGCATCGTGGGTCGGCGGGAGCGGGTGGAGGCGGCTCTGGGCGGCGTGGCGCTTGACGCCTACGCCAGCAGCGAGGCCGGAATGATGGCCCTGGAAACGCCTGAAAAGAACGGCCTGCGTGTGCTGGAAGACTGGGTGTATCTGGAGGTGATCGATCCCGAAACCGGGGCGGCCCTGCCCGAGGGCGAACGCGGCGAACTCGTGGTGACCCATCTGTGCAAGCAGGCCATGCCGCTGCTGCGGTTCCGCACAGGGGATCTGACCCGGCTGGAACGGCGTGCGGACGGCGTTTACCTGCCCGGCGGTGTCTTCGGCAATGTGGGCGGCATGCTCAAGGCCAAGGGCGTCAAACTGTTCCCGCGTGAGGTTGCTTTCTGGTTGGCGGGACACGGGCTGGACCATACTCAGCACACCCTGCGGCTGTGGTCACAGGCGGGGGCGGATCGCCTGGGTCTGACGGTTCGTGGAAACCCGTCTGCTGATTTGGACGCGTTGCGGGCCGATTTTCAGCGCCGGTTCGCTCTTCGCCTGGACGCGCTGGAGATCTCCGAAGACCACGAGGGTCAGGGTGTGGTGGACGGGCGCGAATAG
- a CDS encoding ABC transporter ATP-binding protein → MSQPSAPQLEVQGVTLTFGGLNALTDVSLTVPPGEIVSIIGPNGAGKTSLLNCISGFYHPTRGRITFGQHDLSRAAPNVVTGYGIARAFQNLELFRGLSVVENLLLARHTHLRYGLLDSLVFYGRASRQEAENRAYVERIIDFMELEQHRSHPVGTLAYGIQKRVEVARALTLSPELLLLDEPMAGMNVEEKEDMVRFILDIQREQGVTVVLIEHDMGVVMDISDRVYVLDFGQLIAGGRPEVVSADPRVIEAYTGVAEQKHAVGA, encoded by the coding sequence ATGTCTCAGCCTTCAGCTCCGCAACTCGAAGTTCAGGGGGTCACCCTCACGTTCGGCGGCCTCAACGCGCTGACCGACGTGAGCCTGACCGTGCCGCCGGGTGAGATCGTCAGCATCATCGGGCCGAACGGGGCGGGCAAGACCAGCCTGCTCAACTGCATCAGCGGCTTCTATCACCCAACACGGGGCCGCATCACCTTCGGCCAGCATGACCTGAGCCGCGCCGCCCCCAACGTGGTCACCGGCTACGGCATAGCCCGCGCCTTCCAGAACCTGGAGCTGTTCCGGGGGCTGAGTGTCGTGGAAAACCTGTTGTTGGCCCGGCACACGCACCTGCGTTACGGTCTGCTGGACAGCCTGGTCTTTTATGGCCGCGCCAGTCGCCAGGAGGCCGAAAACCGCGCCTACGTCGAGCGCATTATCGATTTCATGGAACTGGAACAGCACCGCTCGCATCCGGTGGGCACCCTGGCCTACGGCATCCAGAAACGGGTGGAGGTGGCCCGCGCCCTGACCCTGTCTCCGGAACTGCTGTTGCTCGACGAGCCGATGGCAGGCATGAACGTCGAGGAAAAGGAGGACATGGTGCGCTTTATCCTAGACATCCAGCGCGAGCAGGGCGTCACGGTGGTGCTGATCGAGCACGATATGGGTGTGGTCATGGACATCAGTGACCGCGTGTACGTGCTGGATTTTGGCCAATTGATCGCGGGCGGACGGCCCGAAGTGGTGAGCGCCGATCCGCGCGTGATCGAGGCGTACACGGGCGTCGCCGAGCAAAAACATGCGGTGGGGGCATGA
- a CDS encoding AMP-binding protein, producing the protein MTAYDVGDVTALTIPQLLAKRAVQTPKAVALRHKEYGIWNETTYADYLARAREVAAGLHALGVVRGEKVAVLADNIPAWVFMEVGAQALGAVSVGVYQSSVAEEVRYVLDYTDAVVVLAEDEEQVDKLLEHRASLPNIRKVIYEDARGMSKHAGDDWFMSFEKLLELGRAEAATIFDREAAQGRPDDVCHFSLTSGTTGNPKAAMLSHRNLLYMGRALGEVDPLNPGDDYLSFLPMAWIGEQMMTVAVALANAVTVNFPESNETAMSDLVEIGPHFMFAPPRVWEGIQSSMFIRMQESYGPNRALYRKLLQWSTDAADASLSGKKAGGAAALKRWVAYWGLTRPLLDGLGFLRLKRAYTGGAALGPDVFRFYHGLGVNLKQIYGQTENIGIAYVHRDGDVRFDTVGKILPGGEVRITEEGEIISRSPAVVVGYYKRDDASAETIRDGWLHSGDAGRLTPDGHLQVIDRLSDVMKTANGETFSPQFIENRLKFSPYIKEAVAFGDGENEVTAFLNVDPLTAGQWAEKRQIAYSTYMDLSSKPELAELILKEVQEANTRLEPHERIARFVLLYKLLDADDDELTRTGKVRRKLIRQKYAPIVAALYDGSDAVRVEATFKYQDGQTQRVETDVVVHRIPGAEQRLPRISVQAQGVRA; encoded by the coding sequence ATGACCGCCTACGACGTTGGCGATGTGACCGCCCTGACCATCCCCCAACTCCTTGCAAAACGTGCGGTCCAGACGCCTAAAGCCGTCGCCCTGCGCCACAAGGAGTACGGCATCTGGAACGAGACGACGTACGCGGACTATCTGGCCCGGGCGCGCGAGGTCGCCGCCGGACTGCATGCCCTGGGCGTCGTGCGTGGCGAGAAGGTCGCGGTCCTGGCCGACAACATTCCCGCCTGGGTGTTCATGGAAGTCGGCGCGCAGGCGCTGGGGGCCGTCAGCGTGGGCGTGTACCAGAGCAGCGTGGCCGAGGAAGTGCGTTACGTGCTGGACTACACCGACGCCGTGGTGGTCCTGGCCGAGGACGAGGAGCAGGTGGACAAGCTGCTCGAGCACCGCGCCAGTCTCCCCAACATCCGGAAGGTGATCTACGAGGACGCGCGCGGCATGAGCAAGCACGCGGGCGACGACTGGTTCATGTCCTTTGAGAAACTGCTGGAACTGGGCAGAGCGGAAGCGGCCACCATCTTTGACCGTGAGGCCGCCCAGGGCAGGCCCGACGACGTGTGTCACTTCAGCCTCACCTCCGGCACCACCGGGAACCCCAAGGCGGCCATGCTGTCGCACCGCAATCTGCTGTACATGGGCCGGGCGCTGGGTGAGGTGGACCCGCTGAACCCCGGCGACGATTACCTGTCCTTCCTGCCGATGGCCTGGATTGGCGAGCAGATGATGACGGTGGCGGTGGCGCTGGCCAACGCGGTGACCGTCAATTTCCCCGAAAGCAACGAGACGGCCATGAGCGATCTCGTGGAGATCGGCCCGCACTTCATGTTCGCCCCGCCACGCGTATGGGAGGGCATTCAGAGCAGCATGTTCATCCGCATGCAGGAGAGCTACGGCCCCAATCGGGCGCTGTACCGCAAGCTGTTGCAGTGGAGCACCGACGCTGCTGATGCCAGCCTAAGTGGCAAGAAGGCGGGCGGTGCGGCGGCCCTCAAGCGCTGGGTGGCGTACTGGGGCCTGACCCGTCCGTTGCTTGACGGGCTGGGATTCCTGCGCCTCAAGCGCGCCTACACTGGCGGCGCGGCGCTGGGGCCGGACGTCTTCCGCTTCTACCACGGCTTGGGCGTGAACCTGAAACAGATTTACGGCCAGACCGAGAATATCGGGATTGCCTACGTCCACCGCGACGGCGACGTGCGCTTCGACACTGTGGGCAAGATTCTGCCCGGCGGCGAGGTTCGCATCACCGAGGAGGGCGAGATCATCAGCCGCAGTCCCGCCGTGGTGGTGGGCTACTACAAGCGCGACGACGCCAGCGCCGAGACGATTCGGGACGGCTGGCTGCACAGCGGCGACGCTGGACGCCTGACCCCCGACGGCCACCTGCAGGTCATCGACCGGCTGAGCGACGTAATGAAAACGGCGAATGGCGAGACCTTCAGTCCACAGTTCATTGAGAACCGGCTGAAATTCAGCCCCTACATCAAGGAGGCGGTGGCCTTTGGCGACGGTGAGAACGAGGTCACGGCCTTTCTGAACGTCGATCCCCTCACCGCCGGGCAGTGGGCCGAGAAGCGCCAGATCGCCTACAGCACGTACATGGACCTCAGCAGCAAGCCGGAGCTGGCCGAATTGATCCTGAAGGAAGTGCAGGAGGCCAATACCCGGCTGGAACCCCATGAGCGTATCGCCCGGTTCGTGCTGCTGTACAAGCTGCTGGACGCCGACGACGACGAACTGACCCGCACCGGAAAGGTAAGGCGCAAGCTGATCCGCCAGAAGTACGCCCCCATCGTTGCCGCCCTCTATGACGGCTCGGACGCGGTGCGGGTGGAGGCGACGTTCAAGTACCAGGATGGGCAGACCCAGCGCGTGGAGACGGACGTGGTCGTTCACCGCATTCCGGGGGCCGAACAGCGGTTGCCACGGATCAGCGTGCAGGCGCAAGGGGTGAGGGCATGA
- a CDS encoding branched-chain amino acid ABC transporter permease, whose amino-acid sequence MPASRFTQTGNYRTKYQQDQTIFATYAEQLSVIVLIGLLLLLPLILPKTMLRDVNMIMIYAVAVIGLNITTGYTGLINIGQAAFMGVGAYATALAATRLNLPFFLAIPIGGIAGALVGTFVGLPSLRLKYLYLAVATLAFQIIFEWGVGHTPLLAQGGAISLPQVQVFGVKATFFNHNFVWYYLILPVLVVMGLLWRNVLRTKHGRSLIAVRDNDRAAAAMGINPGTAKIMAFMIGSFYAGIAGGLFAYFQKAVVIEDYGLHISIQLLAMAIVGGLGSLPGSFLGPLFIVTLDRLVGNGSQWLGSQNLFPAGVDVATALRPLSFGLAIVLFLMFEPRGLANWWRLSRLYFKKWPYKF is encoded by the coding sequence ATGCCCGCTTCCCGCTTCACCCAGACCGGCAATTACCGCACGAAGTACCAGCAGGACCAGACCATCTTCGCCACCTACGCCGAGCAACTGAGCGTGATCGTCCTGATCGGTCTGTTGCTGCTGTTGCCGCTGATCCTGCCCAAGACCATGCTGCGTGACGTGAACATGATCATGATCTACGCCGTGGCGGTGATCGGGCTGAACATCACCACCGGGTACACCGGCCTGATCAATATCGGGCAGGCCGCGTTCATGGGCGTAGGAGCATATGCCACAGCGCTGGCCGCCACGCGGCTGAATCTGCCGTTCTTCCTCGCCATTCCCATCGGGGGAATCGCGGGGGCCCTGGTGGGCACTTTCGTCGGCCTGCCCAGCCTGCGCCTCAAATACTTGTACCTGGCGGTGGCCACCCTGGCCTTTCAGATCATTTTCGAGTGGGGGGTGGGGCACACGCCGCTGCTGGCGCAGGGGGGCGCGATCAGCCTGCCGCAGGTTCAGGTGTTCGGGGTCAAGGCCACCTTCTTCAACCACAATTTCGTGTGGTACTACCTGATTCTGCCCGTGCTGGTGGTCATGGGGCTGCTGTGGCGCAACGTACTGCGCACCAAACACGGAAGATCGCTGATCGCCGTGCGGGACAATGACCGGGCTGCCGCCGCGATGGGCATCAACCCCGGCACCGCCAAGATCATGGCGTTCATGATCGGCTCTTTCTACGCGGGCATCGCGGGCGGGCTGTTCGCGTACTTCCAGAAAGCCGTGGTGATCGAAGATTACGGCTTGCACATCTCCATCCAACTGCTGGCGATGGCCATTGTGGGCGGCCTGGGCAGCCTGCCGGGGTCCTTCCTGGGGCCGCTGTTCATCGTGACCCTGGACCGCCTGGTGGGCAACGGCAGTCAGTGGCTCGGCTCGCAGAACCTCTTCCCGGCGGGGGTGGACGTGGCGACAGCGTTGCGCCCGCTGTCCTTCGGCCTCGCCATCGTCCTCTTCCTGATGTTCGAGCCGCGCGGACTGGCCAACTGGTGGCGCCTGTCCAGGCTCTATTTCAAGAAGTGGCCGTACAAGTTCTAG
- a CDS encoding ABC transporter ATP-binding protein — MTLSSPQPASAPPAQTSASQDDLTVNNVEVVYHDIIQVLRGVSLTVRAGQVTSLLGTNGAGKTTTLRAISGLLKPENGKIREGTISFAGRTLSALNGTEVVKSGVVQVPEGRRVFKHLSVEENLRAGAILGRGNWHADLERIYTYFPKLPALRHKQAGYTSGGEQQMIAIGRALMAHPRVLLLDEPSLGLAPLLVAEIFDNVRRINREEGLSVLVVEQNANIALRNSDYGYVMENGRIVMEGLSAQLASNPDVKEFYLGVTEGGARKSFRDVKSYKRRKRWM; from the coding sequence ATGACCCTCTCTTCCCCCCAACCCGCTTCTGCCCCGCCCGCCCAGACCTCCGCCAGCCAGGATGACCTGACCGTCAACAATGTAGAAGTCGTCTATCACGATATTATTCAGGTCTTGCGCGGCGTGAGCCTGACAGTGCGGGCCGGGCAGGTCACGTCGCTGCTCGGGACCAACGGTGCGGGCAAAACGACAACCCTGCGGGCGATTTCCGGCCTGCTGAAACCCGAGAACGGCAAGATCAGGGAGGGCACCATCTCCTTTGCGGGCCGGACCCTGAGCGCCCTGAACGGCACCGAAGTCGTCAAATCCGGCGTGGTGCAGGTGCCGGAAGGCCGCCGTGTCTTCAAGCACCTGTCGGTGGAGGAAAACCTGCGGGCCGGGGCGATCCTGGGGCGGGGCAACTGGCATGCTGATCTGGAACGTATCTACACCTACTTTCCCAAGCTGCCCGCGCTACGGCACAAGCAGGCCGGGTACACCTCCGGCGGCGAGCAGCAGATGATCGCCATCGGGCGCGCACTGATGGCCCACCCACGCGTGCTGCTGCTGGACGAACCCAGCCTGGGCCTCGCGCCGCTGCTGGTGGCCGAGATCTTCGACAACGTGCGCCGCATCAACCGCGAGGAGGGCCTGAGCGTGCTGGTGGTGGAGCAGAACGCCAACATTGCCCTCCGGAACAGCGATTACGGCTACGTCATGGAAAACGGCCGCATCGTGATGGAGGGCCTCAGCGCCCAGCTGGCCAGCAATCCCGATGTCAAGGAGTTCTACCTGGGCGTCACCGAGGGCGGCGCGCGCAAGAGCTTCAGGGACGTCAAGAGCTACAAGCGGCGCAAACGCTGGATGTGA